A portion of the candidate division KSB1 bacterium genome contains these proteins:
- a CDS encoding LacI family transcriptional regulator, whose protein sequence is MQATIKDVAKRAGVSVSTVSLVLNNRGPVSPETRERVLRAIEELGYHPRRFARSMASKRTGNIGFILTSDHFSRAEPFYTKIFLGSEFEARNYDYYILLTTVEKRGKSAGQLPRFLLERNVDGVIFAGYVPVSLVERVHELGVPFVLVDFYVKDRPYSSIVLDNEQAVRRAVGHLVVEHGHRRIAFVGGEIGHPSIRGRLEGYRKGLEDYGIARDPRLERTEEAHCTMDSGYRATRKMLEEGVDFTAVVTANDATAFGVMRALKEAGRAIPGDVAVIGFDDIDAASQVDPTLTTLRVPKEELGALALRRLVEVIERPGIAFDRTVVPTELVLRESCCGKKRAPRLMDLTKEKIILPEGGDEDEAQS, encoded by the coding sequence ATGCAAGCTACGATCAAAGACGTCGCCAAACGGGCAGGAGTCAGCGTCAGCACCGTCTCCCTGGTCCTCAACAACCGCGGACCGGTGTCCCCCGAAACGCGCGAGAGGGTGCTGCGGGCCATCGAAGAGCTCGGTTACCACCCCCGACGCTTTGCCCGAAGCATGGCCAGTAAGCGTACCGGGAACATCGGCTTCATCCTCACGAGCGACCACTTCTCCCGCGCGGAGCCCTTCTACACGAAGATCTTCCTCGGCAGCGAGTTCGAAGCCCGCAACTACGATTACTATATCCTCCTCACCACGGTGGAGAAGCGCGGAAAGAGCGCCGGTCAACTGCCTCGCTTCCTCCTGGAGCGCAATGTGGACGGGGTCATCTTTGCCGGATACGTGCCTGTGTCGCTGGTGGAGCGAGTGCACGAACTCGGCGTTCCTTTCGTCCTGGTAGACTTCTACGTGAAGGACCGGCCCTATTCGTCCATCGTCCTGGACAATGAGCAGGCGGTGCGGCGAGCCGTCGGCCACCTGGTTGTCGAGCACGGTCACCGGCGCATCGCCTTTGTCGGGGGCGAGATCGGCCATCCCAGCATCCGCGGTCGACTGGAGGGTTATCGGAAAGGGCTGGAGGACTATGGGATTGCCCGTGACCCTCGCCTGGAGCGGACCGAAGAGGCCCACTGCACCATGGACAGCGGTTACCGGGCCACACGGAAGATGCTGGAGGAGGGGGTGGATTTCACGGCGGTAGTCACGGCCAACGACGCCACAGCCTTTGGCGTGATGCGCGCTCTCAAGGAGGCCGGGCGGGCCATCCCAGGCGACGTCGCAGTCATCGGCTTCGACGACATCGACGCCGCCTCCCAGGTGGATCCCACACTGACTACCCTCCGTGTCCCCAAGGAAGAGCTGGGGGCCCTGGCGCTCCGAAGGCTTGTGGAGGTGATCGAGCGCCCGGGGATTGCCTTCGACCGCACGGTCGTCCCGACGGAGCTTGTCCTGCGGGAATCGTGCTGCGGCAAGAAGCGCGCTCCCAGGCTCATGGACCTGACCAAGGAGAAGATCATCCTACCGGAAGGAGGTGATGAGGACGAGGCCCAAAGCTAA